Proteins encoded by one window of Anoplopoma fimbria isolate UVic2021 breed Golden Eagle Sablefish chromosome 23, Afim_UVic_2022, whole genome shotgun sequence:
- the znf800b gene encoding zinc finger protein 800b, whose amino-acid sequence MVKVQKSTRRKNAHCLRRLETAAQMEEGRLQSGTQHPAREEPRGGDQSSDQAQLQTSASENFDLNETPMEGQEKGDTAAQLQAKPLWKPIPPLMPESQRGGHTRTRDQTCQTDQISHGHNTGLCVEPGDPPLLQQPLQTSKSGIQQIIECFRSGTSQLKHMLLKEVDTIFECKLCRSLFRGLPNLITHKEYYCLSQLPEPDGSSGEDKQSLAMKDLLEAIYPSTPEVVVRLEPIETTTKAVFQYLSTEDELARFPSHTPSARESPVAWEGESVEGADNNQPSQPGGPESHSSPGPNQGQKRWESEEEPKVEPPQPEDEGSTSGVEDVIISCCLCGQDFNSRRSIRRHCRKMHQTKLEELRKFTETRTVPTSLLSMVKGRPRTLSTPTGKSCPVCLKSFATKANVRRHFDEVHRGLRRDTITTSIASRPGQPFSLEVNPPKKSNNSSPTRGSSSKSTPVNSKTPPVNQNQPKPPSQPPASPQVTPASSRCTLCKRNYSSQLMLKRHMRIVHKIYSGKGKKSATAPPSITPAAITPAATTPAATPSSSSTNSGPSNNIRVKVEKVEPSDDEEEAVDSSAAPSPSESTVTAKVVPVPQTAPKVKVEEAPSATKTTASLHSSSSRGGNTCSGKTTKLSVGFDFKQLFCKLCKRQFSSRQNLTKHIELHTDGNDIFIKFYRCPLCRYESRRKRDVLRHVTVVHKKSSSYLGKIMPKLENRAVKRLAEAVLNSPTPSKRTSIKEEVNGRHASSTSSSSSPPPPVTCKQECTTAAPITSSASSSSSSSSSSTLLPAPVTRKQQELSSPAFAPSPPVTRKQEREQTHQPRPISPPLTRRSEKHTHQQHNSSSSISPSNQTPNTRRHEAQSECSGTGSSSSSSEVRVTKNFSLHACDQCGRAFAKKLYLESHKRSHRNAATAAASRRKGVSTRSKSLVW is encoded by the exons ATGGTGAAGGTCCAGAAGTCAACTAGGAGGAAGAACGCTCACTGTCTCCGCAGACTGGAG ACTGCTGCTCAGATGGAGGAAGGCCGGCTCCAGTCAGGCACCCAGCATCCAGCACGGGAGGAGCCCCGAGGAGGAGACCAGTCCTCTGATCAAGCCCAGCTCCAGACCTCTGCTTCAGAGAACTTTGACCTGAATGAGACGCCGATGGAAGGCCAGGAGAAGGGGGACACTGCGGCCCAGCTCCAGGCCAAGCCTCTCTGGAAGCCCATTCCCCCTCTAATGCCTGAGTCGCAGAGGGGCGGTCACACTAGGACCAGGGACCAGACCTGCCAGACTGATCAGATCAGCCACGGTCATAACACAG GTCTCTGTGTGGAGCCCGGAGatcctcctctgctccagcAGCCTCTACAGACCTCCAAATCTGGGATTCAGCAGATAATTGAATGCTTCCGCTCAG GCACCAGCCAGCTGAAACACATGCTGCTGAAGGAGGTGGACACCATCTTTGAGTGTAAACTGTGTCGCAGTCTGTTCAGAGGCCTGCCCAACCTCATCACACATAAAGAGTACTACTGCCTATCACAGCTTCCTGAACCCGACG GTTCATCGGGTGAGGACAAACAGAGTTTAGCCATGAAGGATTTATTGGAGGCCATATATCCCAGCACCCCAGAAGTAGTGGTCCGACTGGAGCCCATTGAGACCACTACCAAGGCCGTGTTCCAGTACCTATCCACAGAAGATGAGCTGGCTAGGTTTCCATCGCACACACCCAG TGCCAGAGAGAGTCCGGTAGCATGGGAAGGAGAATCAGTGGAGGGTGCGGACAACAACCAGCCGAGCCAGCCAGGAGGGCCAGAGAGCCACAGCAGCCCGGGACCCAATCAGGGACAGAAGAGATGGGAGTCCGAGGAGGAGCCTAAAGTGGAGCCGCCACAGCCCGAGGACGAGGGGTCCACTAGTGGG GTTGAGGATGTGATAATCTCCTGTTGTCTGTGCGGTCAGGACTTTAACTCCCGCCGCAGCATCAGACGTCACTGCCGCAAAATGCACCAGACCAAACTGGAAGAGCTCCGGAAGTTCACAGAGACCCGCACGGTTCCCACCAGCCTGCTCTCTATGGTGAAAG GTCGGCCGAGGACTCTCAGCACACCCACCGGAAAATCCTGCCCAGTGTGTCTCAAATCCTTCGCCACCAAAGCCAACGTACGTCGTCATTTTGACGAGGTGCACCGCGGCCTACGGAGGGACACCATCACAACCAGCATTGCCTCGCGACCTGGCCAGCCCTTCTCTCTGGAGGTCAACCCCCCCAAGAAGAGCAACAATTCTTCTCCAACACGTGGCAGCAGCTCCAAGTCCACCCCCGTGAACTCTAAAACACCCCCTGTGAACCAAAACCAGCCCAAACCTCCGAGTCAGCCTCCCGCCTCTCCACAGGTGACCCCGGCCTCAAGTCGCTGCACACTCTGCAAGAGGAACTACAGCTCTCAG CTCATGTTGAAGAGGCACATGCGTATCGTCCACAAAATATACAGCGGCAAAGGTAAGAAGTCTGCGACCGCGCCGCCCTCCATAACCCCGGCAGCCATAACCCCGGCAGCCACAACCCCGGCAGCCACTCCAAGCAGTAGCAGCACCAACTCAGGCCCAAGCAACAATATCCGAGTGAAAGTGGAGAAAGTGGAACCTTCAGATGACGAGGAGGAGGCGGTCGACAGTAGTGCGGCCCCGTCCCCTAGCGAAAGCACCGTGACAGCTAAAGTTGTTCCTGTCCCACAAACCGCCCCGAAGGTGAAAGTAGAGGAGGCCCCGTCGGCCACAAAGACGACGGCGTCCTTACATTCATCGTCCTCGCGCGGCGGCAACACGTGCAGCGGAAAAACGACCAAACTGTCGGTGGGCTTTGACTTCAAGCAGCTCTTCTGCAAACTGTGCAAGCGGCAGTTCAGCTCGCGTCAGAACCTAACGAAGCACATAGAGCTGCACACGGACGGCAACGACATCTTCATCAAGTTCTACCGCTGCCCTCTCTGTCGCTACGAGTCGCGCCGCAAACGTGACGTCCTGCGTCACGTGACAGTGGTCCACAAGAAGTCCTCCTCCTACCTCGGCAAGATCATGCCCAAACTGGAGAACAGGGCGGTGAAGAGGTTGGCCGAGGCCGTCCTCAACAGCCCGACCCCCAGCAAGAGGACGAGCATCAAAGAGGAAGTGAACGGACGCCACGCCTCCTCgacgtcctcctcctcctcccctccacctcccgtCACTTGCAAGCAAGAGTGCACAACAGCGGCCCCGATCACCTCGtcggcctcctcctcttcctcctcctcctcctcctccaccctgctTCCCGCCCCTGTCACTCGGAAACAGCAGGAGCTCTCATCGCCGGCGTTCGCCCCGTCCCCTCCTGTCACCCGCAAGCAGGAGAGGGAGCAGACCCACCAGCCTCGTCCCATCAGCCCCCCACTGACCCGCCGCAGcgagaaacacacacaccaacaacacaACTCCTCCTCCAGCATCTCGCCCAGCAACCAAACCCCGAACACCCGGCGGCACGAGGCCCAGTCGGAGTGCAGCGGCACCGGGTCGTCGTCGTCCTCCAGTGAAGTCAGAGTGACCAAGAACTTCTCCCTCCACGCCTGTGACCAGTGCGGACGGGCCTTTGCCAAGAAG CTCTACCTGGAGTCTCACAAGCGGAGTCATCGTAACGCAGCGACGGCAGCAGCCAGCCGGAGGAAAGGAGTCAGCACCCGCTCCAAATCGCTGGTCTGGtga